The window AgttctttaaaaaaacttttagaaaagaaTCAAAAATACGAGTactctattattattaatattagaatataaaaaattaaactggtTGTAAAGTTTctacacaaaaataaactgaaaaataacaatttatttacaagtTAATTTACTATTTAAATTCTGCGccaaaaaaacgcaatttacattatttttttgaaaaaatgaagagTCTATAATATTTTGAAAGTAGACTCCTCAGgtcgataaataaaataacaataaaatttttgaaattattaaaacaatcttTAGTACTACAGCCACATTTTTCTGATAAACCTGAATTAGAAACGGAATTAAAAGTTTCATAGAGTGGCGTTTTAAACCCAGAATCggtgaaaaatcaaattatttaaagaaacTAGTCAGAAAATCCTCGTTTTTTGAGCATCTTCAAACGGTAAAGCTTTAGAAATTAACTTAACTTCATGAAGTTTTAAGACGAAGTTCATTCTTTACGACAAAAAACCCTTGAAACCAAAGATTTTTCCGCTAAACTAGTGcgaaaatcgtaatttttggCCAGAATAAGGGGATTACAGCCGTTTTAAAGCGAATTTTTTGATCTCTCTAAAtattttggcatttgtttaaacatagcttattaaaagtaaaaatatagtGACTTGACAATCACTTCTTTAGgcctaataaattttttatccttatgttttctcaaaataatatGACACCAGCTCGTTTTTAGACGAATCACCCGTAAAATTTTCTGGGTCGCTGTCTATACTAAATCGTATTAAAAATGCCTTCGACtgttaaaaaatcgtaaagcGATATTCCATTCGCTACATACCAATCTATAGGAAATTTACAAGCTGTTATCAATATCGTTACCTGCTACCTCAGCTTCTAACAAAAGATCTTTTTCTGCacttaaatgaataaaaacttggaaaaaaactCCATGAATTCTATAATTTGTCAATAACTTGCAGAAACTTCCCAGTTTTACGAAATCAATATTTCGCCGGGGTTTTGCTTATAATATCTATTCATTCTACAATGAAGTTCCTTTGACGttaaaaaactctaaaatcaacaattttaaacacaaatataaaatgtttctttcaaaatgatttttcttattttcttatttttcctctctgtaattttgttaaataaaattagattatatttttttattataacttttatatttCATTAATCAcatggtttatttttattttttattatttttcatttattgtctGGGCCAAAACCTTGATCAGCTTTGCTGCCTTTTGGTCCAATTTGTGGTAGGAACaacttgtagaaaattttaattttgttatcgtatttttttattcttgttgtaactaattacattgtaattattttactgccacaaataaattattattatgattattattaaaatgtcaataTACTTGACGTCTTAGCACcgcaaaaaaaagataattacctcatctagaaaaaaattaattcaacgtttgcacaatttttttaaattagaataatttttcattttacttCTGGGAAGgtaacattatttatttacgtttgTCTTTTTTACAGTTACATATTTTACTTATTAAATAATCAACAAATATTTGTTGATGTTTGGTAAGAGTTTAACTTTGCtactaattaataaaacattttcccAAATTCTTTCCTACCAACAGGTCGCTCGTCTCGTTGGTACttggagaacaatatttataaaattagcaAGTACATAGTATTAGAAATAGAAAcagttttataataaatacataTACTGCtccacaaaaatcaaaaaagtttaattattattttgacatcaaattcaataagtaaaatgttgtattcaactcgtttttgtgtaaatcggttcatttattattactagTCAGAAAATCCTCGTTTTTTAAGCATCTTCAAACGGTAAAGCTTTAGAAATTAACTTAACTTCATGAAGTTTTAAGACGAAGTTCATTCTTTACGACAAAAAACCCTTGAAACCAAAGATTTTTCCGCTAAACTAGTGcgaaaatcgtaatttttggCCAGAATAAGGGGATTACAGCCGTTTTAAAGCGAATTTTTTGATCTCTCTAAAtattttggcatttgtttaaacatagcttattaaaagtaaaaatatagtGACTTGACAATCACTTCTTTAGgcctaataaattttttatccttatgttttctcaaaataatatGACACCAGCTCGTTTTTAGACGAATCACCCGTAAAATTTTCTGGGTCGCTGTCTATACTAAATCGTATTAAAAATGCCTTCGACtgttaaaaaatcgtaaagcGATATTCCATTCGCTACATACCAATCTATAGGAAATTTACAAGCTGTTATCAATATCGTTACCTGCTACCTCAGCTTCTAACAAAAGATCTTTTTCTGCacttaaatgaataaaaacttggaaaaaaactCCATGAATTCTATAATTTGTCAATAACTTGCAGAAACTTCCCAGTTTTACGAAATCAATATTTCGCCGGGGTTTTGCTTATAATATCTATTCATTCTACAATGAAGTTCCTTTGACGttaaaaaactctaaaatcaacaattttaaacacaaatataaaatgtttctttcaaaatgatttttcttattttcttatttttcctctctgtaattttgttaaataaaattagattatatttttttattataacttttatatttCATTAATCAcatggtttatttttattttttattatttttcatttattgtctGGGCCAAAACCTTGATCAGCTTTGCTGCCTTTTGGTCCAATTTGTGGTAGGAACaacttgtagaaaattttaattttgttatcgtatttttttattcttgttgtaactaattacattgtaattattttactgccacaaataaattattattatgattattattaaaatgtcaataTACTTGACGTCTTAGCACcgcaaaaaaaagataattacctcatctagaaaaaaattaattcaacgtttgcacaatttttttaaattagaataatttttcattttacttCTGGGAAGgtaacattatttatttacgtttgTCTTTTTTACAGTTACATATTTTACTTATTAAATAATCAACAAATATTTGTTGATGTTTGGTAAGAGTTTAACTTTGCtactaattaataaaacattttcccAAATTCTTTCCTACCAACAGGTCGCTCGTCTCGTTGGTACttggagaacaatatttataaaattagcaAGTACATAGTATTAGAAATAGAAAcagttttataataaatacataTACTGCtccacaaaaatcaaaaaagtttaattattattttgacatcaaattcaataagtaaaatgttgtattcaactcgtttttgtgtaaatcggttcatttattattactagTCAGAAAATCCTCGTTTTTTAAGCATCTTCAAACGGTAAAGCTTTAGAAATTAACTTAACTTCATGAAGTTTTAAGACGAAGTTCATTCTTTACGACAAAAAACCCTTGAAACCAAAGATTTTTCCGCTAAACTAGTGcgaaaatcgtaatttttggCCAGAATAAGGGGATTACAGCCGTTTTAAAGcgaattttttgatttctctaaatattttggcatttgtttaaacatagcttattaaaagtaaaaatatagtGACTTGACAATCACTTCTTTAGgcctaataaatttttgatccttatgttgtttcaaaattatatgaCACCAGCTCGTTTTTAGACGAATCACCCGTAAAATTTTCTGGGTCGCTGTCTATACTATCGTATTAAAAATGCCTTCgactgttaaaaaattgtaaagcgATATTCCATTCGCTACATACCAATCTATAGGAAATTTACAAGCTGTTATCAATATCGTTACCTGCTACCTCAGCTTCTAACAAAAGATCTTTTTCTGCacttaaatgaataaaaacttggaaaaaaactCCATGAATTCTATAATTTGTCAATAACTTGCAGAAACTTTCCAGTTTTACGAAATCAATATTTCGCCGGGGTTTTGCTTATAATATCTATTCCTTTGACGttaaaaaactctaaaatcaacaattttaaacacaaatataaaatgtttctttcaaaataatttttcttattttcttatttttcctctctgtaattttgttaaataaaattagattatatttttttattataatttttatatttcattaATCACatggtttatttattttttattatttttcatttattgtctGGGCCAAAACCTTGATCAGCTTTGCTGCCTTTTGGTCCAATTTGTGGTAGGAACAacttgtaggaaattttaattttgttatcgtattttttaattacattgtaattattatgattattattaaaatgtcaataTACTAGACGTCTTAGCACCGCAAAAAAGATAATTACCTcatctagaaaaaaattaattcaacgtttgcacattttttttaaattaaaataatttttcattttacttCTGGGAAGgtaacattatttatttacgtttgtcttttttacagttacttattttacttattaaaTAATCAACAAATATTTGTTGATGTTTGGTAAGAGTTTACTTTGCtactaattaataaaacattttcccAAATTCTTTCGCTCGTCTCGTTGGTACttggagaacaatatttataaaattagcaAGTACATAGTATTAGAAATAGAAAcagttttataataaatacataTACTGCtccacaaaaatcaaaaaagtttaattattattttgacatcaaattcaataagtaaaatgttgtattcaactcgtttttgtgtaaatcggttcatttattattacaccTCGTGGATGTGAAATAAAGGCTCCGATTTATACCCAAactcgttaaaaataaataactattgtgAAACAGTTAGTTCTTCAATTCTTCCAGCACagaataaaaccaattttatcgaaaaatttttattaacaataatattgaacttttttttgttgacgTCTCACTAGATTTTGCTAGCCACCaccaaacaaaaaacatacgaaaagaatcaataaataaatccaCATACCCCGATAATCaaaaatgagacaaattaagaaaaaatactcccactaattaaaagttaaagcatactaaaaaaactcgtaattttaaaaaattaaaaatactaacCTTGACGACCTCCTTGATTTCCTTAACCTCCGTACTTTCAACCAACGGCGACAAATCCGTCGCATTAATAATGGCCACATTATCGGCCAAATTCGAATTTGTACTGTTATTCTTATCACTCACGATGAGTCTCTCCTTAAGATGCGGAAACATCTGTCTATGATCCCCCACAAAATAAGTATAAGGCATATAGGCCAGTTTCTCGCTATACTGACTGGCCAACTCAACCGGCGACGTCACCGCATCCGTCACCAAATAGTCCATGAAACTCGCCCCACTGGTCCCGGGATACCCCAACCACATGACCTGAACCGGCGCCGGCTTCAGCGCGAAAATCTCATTACGGGCGCCTTTGGTATACCCATTCATATTGACCAAAATATGAATACCATCGGCATGAATGCGATCGGCCGCCTTCCCATTGCAGGGAATCTGCGATAGATCGATAAAATGCTCAGCTTCGCGCGATATTTTACTCCTGAACGTCGTCCCATCGTCTTGACTCAACGCATAGCAGAAAATCTCGACTCGGGAGCGGTCGTGTAACCCCGGAACCGACTGCATCAAGTGTGAGGTTGGGTGATTCCCAAAATCACTGCTCACGTAACCGACTCTCAGCCGCCCCTTTAACTCTGTAGTGAATTTGTAGGGGTGTTTGTGCAACACGTGGATTTTTTCCAGGCATAAGTTGGCATGACGTGCCGCTATGGCTTTACGGAACTCGTGTGATAGGGGGTAGAGCATTGAGTGGTGGGGGTGGACCGAAGGTAGTCGGTTTTTCTCGAGCTGGTCGGCAACAATACTGACCAATTTCTTCATCCTGGCGTCATAATCTGTCCAATCACAGACGATTTGAAGACAATGGGCGAGGTTGCAGTAGGCGTCTGGAAAGTCCGGCTTGAGTTTCAAGGCCGTTCGGTACGACTGTATCGCTTCTGGAATGTTTCCCGAGTCCTTGTGGATGCTCGCTAGGTTGCTGTGAGCGTCGGCAAAAGCTGGATTGATCTGAATCGCCCGAGTGTAGCACTGGAGGGCGCCCGAAACGTCCTGCATCTCCTTCAGGGTGTTCCCCATGTTGGAGTAGGCGTCGGCGAAGGTCGGCTGGATCCGGATCGCCTCCTTGTAATGCATTAGCGCTTCGTTTAGTTTACCCTGTTGTTGTAACACGGAGGCGAGGTTGCTGTGAGCGGCTGCGAACTCTGGGAACACTTCCAGTGCTTTTAGGTAGAGGCGAGTCGCCTCCTCGATGTAACCCTGTTCGCGTTTGATATTGGCCAAGTTATTGAGTGAGTCGGCATGTGAAGGGCACAAGCGCAGCGCTGTGTTGTAGCACTCTTCGGCCTCCGCCACCTGGCCCTTTTCCTTAAGGGCGTTCGCCAGGTTGCAGTAGGCGTCGGGGAAGTTGGGCTGCAACTCGATGGCCCTTCGATACGTGTCGATGGCCAAGTCAATGAGACCCTGTTCGTAGTAGACACAGGCCAGGTTGCCGTGGACGACGGCATTGTTGGGCGAGAGGTTTAGGGCCCGCAAATACGCCGCTACCGCCCTggaaaaaatccaattaactAGGGGGCCGATTAAGCATAAATCAATTTGTGTAATTGCGAAACTTTCAAGCTGCAAACAAATCGCGCAAAGTTGGTGCAACATGGCTTATTTTTTctagataaattttattgggactattaattaaattacctaAATAAAACGTAAATTACGTAAAGAAGTTTAAACGATCTATTAATACGACAAATATAAAACGGGTAAACTAATGATGTTTAAAACAAATGCTAGTAGGTGGTCTGGACTTCTAAGGAGAGCAATCAAAGCACTTCACCGCAATGTGGAAATTAAATTGCAAatcttttattaaagaaaattagCCGATCAGTTTTGTTTACGGTTATTTGAAGCTGTTAAAAGATACGTTTTAAACCGGTTATAGTGGCTAGAAACTTTCcaataaatctttttacaTGAACTATATCGagcaaaccaaaaaattggtttcttttttagacgaacaataattatttggcAAATTCTCCGTTAGATTTTCAcgttttttgcagaaaaaccTCTGAACAAAGCCATCAATTGCGAAACGAAAATCACTCTGAAAgctttcataaattttttatttttctcaaactaTTTCGGTATTAGCTAGTTTTTAGACGAATAATTTATTGACAGGTCATCCGTAAAATTAAGCtgatttttgctcaaaatgaggcttacaaaaaaatcttcaactGAATAAAATACTGAAGCGACAATCACTTCTTAGGGTTTTAGTAACTTTTTAGAACtcctcaaaatattttgatataGGCGCGTTTTTAGGCGAACTATCTTTTAGCGAATCATCcgtaataaaatttccctGATTGCAAAAACTAGTCAACCAACAAtcacatttaataaattttttgtttttttttattttgatactGATTCGTTTTTAGACGAATAATTCTTAGGCTAGTTATCCGTAatattttcttgatttttgcagaaaataaagctttttaaagaactttatttgcaaaaaaatagtgaCCCGACaattaaacatcaaaaaacatcaataaatttttaggttttaggtttctcaaaatatttttaaaatggcttttttttaaacgaatatttttaaacaaatcttCAGTAATCAAAAAAGGCTTcgattgcaaaatttttttaactgacaATCACTTTTgcttttctcaaaatattctGGCACTGACTTCAATCATAAATAATAGTAACTGACAATTActtcataatattttttttttggttttctcaaaatattttggcatTCGTTCGTGTTTAGACGCATTTTTTTGGCTGGCGACTCCTTCGTAaaattttcctgatttttGCATTAGGAAATAAAGCTTATAACAAGGTCCacgtttgcaaaataaaaaacagcaaagcaataattatttcttgGAGTTTCTGacacattttttggttttaacaaaatattttaacattggCACGCTTttaaacgaattat of the Tribolium castaneum strain GA2 chromosome 1, icTriCast1.1, whole genome shotgun sequence genome contains:
- the sxc gene encoding UDP-N-acetylglucosamine--peptide N-acetylglucosaminyltransferase 110 kDa subunit isoform X2; this encodes MNDVPQLSSVGLLELAHREYQAGDYENAERHCMQLWRQDQTNTGVLLLLSSIHFQCRRLDKSAHFSTLAIKQNPLLAEAYSNLGNVYKERSQLQEALDNYRHAVRLKPDFIDGYINLAAALVAAGDMEQAVQAYITALQYNPDLYCVRSDLGNLLKALGRLDEAKACYLKAIETRPDFAVAWSNLGCVFNAQGEIWLAIHHFEKAVGLDPNFLDAYINLGNVLKEARIFDRAVAAYLRALNLSPNNAVVHGNLACVYYEQGLIDLAIDTYRRAIELQPNFPDAYCNLANALKEKGQVAEAEECYNTALRLCPSHADSLNNLANIKREQGYIEEATRLYLKALEVFPEFAAAHSNLASVLQQQGKLNEALMHYKEAIRIQPTFADAYSNMGNTLKEMQDVSGALQCYTRAIQINPAFADAHSNLASIHKDSGNIPEAIQSYRTALKLKPDFPDAYCNLAHCLQIVCDWTDYDARMKKLVSIVADQLEKNRLPSVHPHHSMLYPLSHEFRKAIAARHANLCLEKIHVLHKHPYKFTTELKGRLRVGYVSSDFGNHPTSHLMQSVPGLHDRSRVEIFCYALSQDDGTTFRSKISREAEHFIDLSQIPCNGKAADRIHADGIHILVNMNGYTKGARNEIFALKPAPVQVMWLGYPGTSGASFMDYLVTDAVTSPVELASQYSEKLAYMPYTYFVGDHRQMFPHLKERLIVSDKNNSTNSNLADNVAIINATDLSPLVESTEVKEIKEVVKAAKMVEISLKVAELPTTTPIENMIASGQVQTSLNGVVVQNGLATTQTNNKAATGEEVPQNIVITTRQQYGLPDDAVVYCNFNQLYKIDPMTLHMWVNILKAVPNSVLWLLRFPAVGEPNLQATAQQLGLPPGRILFSNVAAKEEHVRRGQLADVCLDTPLCNGHTTSMDVLWTGTPVVTFPGETLASRVAASQLATLGCPELIARSRQEYQEIAIKLGTDKEYLKAMRHKVWAARTTSPLFDCKQYAQGLELLYCKMWERFAAGLKPDHITDTTAKK